In Edaphobacter aggregans, the sequence CACGATAGTGCTGTGAGCTGTTTCGGTCGAGATGATGATTTTTATTCGTGTGGGAGTGAGAATCGGGCAACTGCAACCGCAACGACAGAAGCAGATCCCCTTCGGCTTCGCTCAGGGCAGGCTCTTCGAGGATGACAACTAGAAAGCAACGACAACGGGAAACAACTGCAAACGACGGCAACAACGGCGACTTCGCGCTAACAGCTACACTGCGTGGGGAGTGTGGCGGATATCGGCGCCGCGGACCCAGAAGATGACGTCTTCGGCAATGTTGGTGGCATGGTCGCCTACGCGCTCGAGGTTGCGGGAGATGATGAGGGCGTTGAGGGACTGCGGCGTCAGTTCGGGTTTTTCTTTGATCAGGGTGCTTAGGGAGTAGAAAGCTGCGTCGTTCATCTCGTCGACCTGATCGTCGAGCAGGAGGACGGATTCGGCGAGTTCGGCGTCGGCTTCGATGAAGGCCTGGAGGGATTTTCGCACCATCGCGGAGGAGAGCGAGGCGAGCTTGGGGATGTCGACGGGGAGATCGATGTTGGCGAAGGCTCCCATCTCGCGGACG encodes:
- the phoU gene encoding phosphate signaling complex protein PhoU — encoded protein: MRIKFQQRLDELKEHLLVMAGMAEQAIQRSIEAYRTRDLSICELVFHSEPAINRLEREIDQMALDLLAMEQPMAVDLRFILAVIRINADLERVGDQAVNIAVRVREMGAFANIDLPVDIPKLASLSSAMVRKSLQAFIEADAELAESVLLLDDQVDEMNDAAFYSLSTLIKEKPELTPQSLNALIISRNLERVGDHATNIAEDVIFWVRGADIRHTPHAV